One Microcebus murinus isolate Inina chromosome 22, M.murinus_Inina_mat1.0, whole genome shotgun sequence DNA segment encodes these proteins:
- the NEFH gene encoding neurofilament heavy polypeptide isoform X2, giving the protein MMSFGGADALLGAPFAPLHGGGGLHYALARKGGAGGTRSGSSSGFHSWTRTSMSSVSASPSRFRGAGATSSTDSLDTVSNGPEGCVVAAAAARSEKEQLQALNDRFAGYIDKVRQLEAHNRSLEGEAAALRQQQAGRAAMGELYEREVREMRGAVLRLGAARGQLRLEQEHLLEDIAHVRQRLDDEARQREEAEAAARALARFAQDAEAARAELQKKAQALQEECGYLRRLHQEEVGELLGQIQGCGAAQAQAQADARDALKCDVTSALREIRAQLEGHAVQSTLQSEEWFRVRLDRLSEAAKVNTDAMRSAQEEITEYRRQLQARTTELETLKSTKDSLERQRSELEERHQADIASYQEAIQQLDTELRNTKWEMAAQIREYQDLLNVKMALDIEIAAYRKLLEGEECRIGFGPSPFSLPEGLPKIPSTSTHIKVKSEEKIKVVEKSEKETVIVEEQTEEIQVTEEVTEEEEKEAKEEEGEEEKAEEGEEEAKSPSAEEAASPEKGAKSPVKEEAKSPEKEEDKSPAEVKSPEKAKSPAEVKSPEKAKSPMKEEAKSPAEVKSPEKAKSPAEVKSPEKAKSPVKEEAKSPADVKSPEKAKSPAEVKSPEKAKSPMKEEAKSPAEVKSPEKAKSPMKEEAKSPAEVKSPEKAKSPMKEEAKSPAEVKSPEKAKSPMKEEAKSPAEVKSPEKAKSPAEVKSPEKAKSPMKEEAKSPAEVKSPEKPKSPVKEEAKSPEKAKTLDVKSPGAKTPVKEEARSPADIKSPEKTKSPAKEEIKSPEKVKSPVKDAKAPEKEIPKKEEVKSPAKEEEKPQEAKVKEPPKKVEGEKAPAMPKPEEKDSKKEEVPKKEASKHEAEEKEPAVEKPKESKVEAKKEEAEDKKKAATPEKEAPTKVEVKEEAKPKEKTEVAKKEPEDVKAKEPSKPAEKEPEKPKKEETLAAPEKKDAKEEKATEAKKPEEKPKTEAKAKEDKTPSKEPAKEAPTPSKPKTEKAEKSSSTDQKDSRPAEKATEDKATKGEK; this is encoded by the exons ATGATGAGCTTCGGCGGCGCGGACGCGCTGCTGGGCGCCCCGTTCGCGCCGCTGCACGGAGGTGGCGGTCTCCACTACGCGCTGGCCCGCAAGGGCGGCGCGGGCGGGACGCGCTCGGGCTCCTCCAGCGGCTTCCACTCGTGGACGCGGACGTCCATGAGCTCCGTGTCAGCCTCGCCCAGCCGCTTCCGTGGCGCGGGCGCCACCTCGAGCACCGACTCGCTAGACACGGTGAGCAACGGGCCGGAGGGCTgcgtggtggcggcggcggctgcgcgCAGCGAGAAGGAGCAGCTGCAGGCGCTGAACGACCGCTTCGCGGGCTACATCGACAAGGTGCGGCAGCTGGAGGCGCACAACCGCAGCCTGGAGGGCGAGGCGGCGGCGCTGCGGCAGCAGCAGGCGGGCCGCGCTGCCATGGGTGAGCTGTACGAGCGCGAGGTGCGCGAGATGCGCGGGGCTGTGCTGCGCCTGGGCGCGGCGCGCGGCCAGCTGCGCCTGGAGCAGGAGCATCTCCTCGAGGACATTGCGCACGTGCGCCAGCGCCTAGACGACGAGGCCCGGCAgcgggaggaggccgaggccgcGGCGCGCGCACTGGCGCGCTTCGCGCAGGATGCCGAGGCGGCGCGCGCGGAACTGCAGAAGAAGGCGCAGGCGCTGCAGGAGGAGTGCGGCTACCTGCGGCGCCTCCACCAGGAGGAGGTGGGCGAGCTGCTCGGCCAGATCCAGGGCTGCGGCGCCGCACAGGCGCAAGCGCAGGCCGACGCGCGCGACGCCCTCAAGTGCGACGTGACGTCGGCGCTGCGTGAGATCCGCGCGCAGCTTGAAGGCCATGCAGTGCAGAGCACACTGCAGTCCGAGGAGTGGTTCCGAG tGAGGCTGGACCGACTGTCGGAGGCGGCCAAGGTGAACACAGACGCCATGCGCTCAGCACAGGAGGAGATAACTGAGTACCGGCGCCAGCTGCAGGCCAGGACCACAGAGCTAGAAACATTGAAGAGCACCAAGGACTCGCTGGAGAGGCAGCGCTCCGAGCTGGAGGAGCGTCATCAGGCCGACATTGCATCCTACCAG GAAGCCATTCAGCAGCTGGACACGGAGCTGAGGAACACCAAGTGGGAGATGGCGGCCCAGATCCGAGAGTACCAGGACCTGCTCAATGTCAAGATGGCTCTGGACATTGAAATAGCTGCTTACAG AAAACTCCTGGAAGGTGAGGAGTGTCGGATTGGCTTTGGCCCAAGTCCTTTCTCCCTTCCAGAAGGACTCCCCAAAATCCCTTCCACGTCCACTCACATAAAGGTCAAAAGTGAAGAGAAGATCAAGGTGGTAGAAAAGTCAGAGAAGGAAACGGTGATTGTGGAGGAACAGACAGAGGAGATCCAAGTGACTGAAGAAGTGactgaagaagaggagaaagaggccaaagaggaggagggagaagaggagaaagcagaagagggagaagaagaagcaAAGTCTCCCTCAGCAGAAGAGGCTGCATCCCCAGAGAAGGGAGCCAAGTCCCCAGTAAAGGAAGAGGCCAAGTctccagagaaggaagaggacaaGTCACCGGCTGAGGTCAAGTCTCCAGAGAAGGCCAAGTCTCCAGCTGAAGTCAAGTCCCCTGAGAAGGCCAAGTCCCCCatgaaggaagaagcaaaatcTCCAGCCGAGGTCAAGTCCCCTGAGAAGGCCAAGTCTCCAGCTGAGGTCAAGTCCCCTGAGAAGGCCAAGTCCCCAgtgaaggaagaagcaaaatcTCCAGCCGATGTCAAGTCCCCTGAGAAGGCCAAGTCTCCAGCTGAGGTCAAGTCCCCAGAGAAGGCCAAGTCCCCCatgaaggaagaagcaaaatcTCCAGCCGAGGTCAAGTCCCCTGAGAAGGCCAAGTCCCCCatgaaggaagaagcaaaatcTCCAGCTGAG GTCAAGTCCCCTGAGAAGGCCAAGTCCCCCatgaaggaagaagcaaaatcTCCAGCCGAGGTCAAGTCCCCTGAGAAGGCCAAGTCCCCCatgaaggaagaagcaaaatcTCCAGCTGAGGTCAAGTCCCCTGAGAAGGCCAAGTCTCCAGCTGAGGTCAAGTCGCCAGAGAAGGCCAAGTCCCCCatgaaggaagaagcaaaatcTCCAGCTGAGGTCAAGTCCCCTGAGAAGCCCAAGTCCCCAGTGAAAGAAGAAGCAAAGTCCCCTGAGAAGGCCAAGACTCTTGATGTGAAGTCTCCAGGGGCCAAAACTCCAGTGAAGGAGGAAGCAAGATCCCCTGCAGACATCAAATCCCCCGAGAAGACCAAAAGCCCTGCCAAAGAGGAAATCAAGTCCCCAGAGAAGGTCAAATCTCCTGTAAAGGATGCCAAGGCCCCTGAGAAGGAGATCCCAAAGAAGGAAGAGGTGAAGTCGCCcgcaaaggaggaagagaagcccCAGGAGGCGAAAGTCAAAGAGCCCCCAAAGAAAGTGGAGGGAGAGAAAGCTCCAGCTATGCCAAAACCTGAGGAGAAGGACAGCAAGAAAGAAGAGGTGCCCAAGAAGGAGGCTTCCAAGCATGAGGCTGAGGAGAAGGAACCTGCTGTAGAAAAGCCCAAAGAATCCAAAGTTGAAGCCAAGAAGGAAGAGGCTGAAGATAAGAAAAAAGCGGCGACCCCAGAGAAGGAGGCTCCTACCAAGGTCGAAGTGAAGGAAGAAGCTAAACCCAAAGAGAAGACTGAGGTGGCCAAGAAGGAACCAGAAGATGTCAAGGCCAAAGAACCCAGCAAACCAGCAGAGAAGGAGCCAGAAAAGCCTAAGAAGGAAGAGACACTAGCAGCACCGGAGAAAAAAGACGCCAAGGAGGAGAAGGCCACAGAGGCCAAGAAGCCTGAGGAGAAGCCCAAAACGGAAGCCAAAGCCAAGGAGGACAAGACCCCCTCCAAGGAACCGGCCAAGGAGGCCCCCACACCGAGCAAACCCAAGACGGAAAAGGCTGAAAAATCCTCTAGCACAGATCAAAAAGACAGCAGGCCTGCAGAGAAGGCAACAGAAGACAAGGCCACCAAGGGGGAGAAGTAA
- the NEFH gene encoding neurofilament heavy polypeptide isoform X1 yields MMSFGGADALLGAPFAPLHGGGGLHYALARKGGAGGTRSGSSSGFHSWTRTSMSSVSASPSRFRGAGATSSTDSLDTVSNGPEGCVVAAAAARSEKEQLQALNDRFAGYIDKVRQLEAHNRSLEGEAAALRQQQAGRAAMGELYEREVREMRGAVLRLGAARGQLRLEQEHLLEDIAHVRQRLDDEARQREEAEAAARALARFAQDAEAARAELQKKAQALQEECGYLRRLHQEEVGELLGQIQGCGAAQAQAQADARDALKCDVTSALREIRAQLEGHAVQSTLQSEEWFRVRLDRLSEAAKVNTDAMRSAQEEITEYRRQLQARTTELETLKSTKDSLERQRSELEERHQADIASYQEAIQQLDTELRNTKWEMAAQIREYQDLLNVKMALDIEIAAYRKLLEGEECRIGFGPSPFSLPEGLPKIPSTSTHIKVKSEEKIKVVEKSEKETVIVEEQTEEIQVTEEVTEEEEKEAKEEEGEEEKAEEGEEEAKSPSAEEAASPEKGAKSPVKEEAKSPEKEEDKSPAEVKSPEKAKSPAEVKSPEKAKSPMKEEAKSPAEVKSPEKAKSPAEVKSPEKAKSPVKEEAKSPADVKSPEKAKSPAEVKSPEKAKSPMKEEAKSPAEVKSPEKAKSPMKEEAKSPAEVKSPEKAKSPAEVKSPEKAKSPMKEEAKSPAEVKSPEKAKSPMKEEAKSPAEVKSPEKAKSPAEVKSPEKAKSPMKEEAKSPAEVKSPEKPKSPVKEEAKSPEKAKTLDVKSPGAKTPVKEEARSPADIKSPEKTKSPAKEEIKSPEKVKSPVKDAKAPEKEIPKKEEVKSPAKEEEKPQEAKVKEPPKKVEGEKAPAMPKPEEKDSKKEEVPKKEASKHEAEEKEPAVEKPKESKVEAKKEEAEDKKKAATPEKEAPTKVEVKEEAKPKEKTEVAKKEPEDVKAKEPSKPAEKEPEKPKKEETLAAPEKKDAKEEKATEAKKPEEKPKTEAKAKEDKTPSKEPAKEAPTPSKPKTEKAEKSSSTDQKDSRPAEKATEDKATKGEK; encoded by the exons ATGATGAGCTTCGGCGGCGCGGACGCGCTGCTGGGCGCCCCGTTCGCGCCGCTGCACGGAGGTGGCGGTCTCCACTACGCGCTGGCCCGCAAGGGCGGCGCGGGCGGGACGCGCTCGGGCTCCTCCAGCGGCTTCCACTCGTGGACGCGGACGTCCATGAGCTCCGTGTCAGCCTCGCCCAGCCGCTTCCGTGGCGCGGGCGCCACCTCGAGCACCGACTCGCTAGACACGGTGAGCAACGGGCCGGAGGGCTgcgtggtggcggcggcggctgcgcgCAGCGAGAAGGAGCAGCTGCAGGCGCTGAACGACCGCTTCGCGGGCTACATCGACAAGGTGCGGCAGCTGGAGGCGCACAACCGCAGCCTGGAGGGCGAGGCGGCGGCGCTGCGGCAGCAGCAGGCGGGCCGCGCTGCCATGGGTGAGCTGTACGAGCGCGAGGTGCGCGAGATGCGCGGGGCTGTGCTGCGCCTGGGCGCGGCGCGCGGCCAGCTGCGCCTGGAGCAGGAGCATCTCCTCGAGGACATTGCGCACGTGCGCCAGCGCCTAGACGACGAGGCCCGGCAgcgggaggaggccgaggccgcGGCGCGCGCACTGGCGCGCTTCGCGCAGGATGCCGAGGCGGCGCGCGCGGAACTGCAGAAGAAGGCGCAGGCGCTGCAGGAGGAGTGCGGCTACCTGCGGCGCCTCCACCAGGAGGAGGTGGGCGAGCTGCTCGGCCAGATCCAGGGCTGCGGCGCCGCACAGGCGCAAGCGCAGGCCGACGCGCGCGACGCCCTCAAGTGCGACGTGACGTCGGCGCTGCGTGAGATCCGCGCGCAGCTTGAAGGCCATGCAGTGCAGAGCACACTGCAGTCCGAGGAGTGGTTCCGAG tGAGGCTGGACCGACTGTCGGAGGCGGCCAAGGTGAACACAGACGCCATGCGCTCAGCACAGGAGGAGATAACTGAGTACCGGCGCCAGCTGCAGGCCAGGACCACAGAGCTAGAAACATTGAAGAGCACCAAGGACTCGCTGGAGAGGCAGCGCTCCGAGCTGGAGGAGCGTCATCAGGCCGACATTGCATCCTACCAG GAAGCCATTCAGCAGCTGGACACGGAGCTGAGGAACACCAAGTGGGAGATGGCGGCCCAGATCCGAGAGTACCAGGACCTGCTCAATGTCAAGATGGCTCTGGACATTGAAATAGCTGCTTACAG AAAACTCCTGGAAGGTGAGGAGTGTCGGATTGGCTTTGGCCCAAGTCCTTTCTCCCTTCCAGAAGGACTCCCCAAAATCCCTTCCACGTCCACTCACATAAAGGTCAAAAGTGAAGAGAAGATCAAGGTGGTAGAAAAGTCAGAGAAGGAAACGGTGATTGTGGAGGAACAGACAGAGGAGATCCAAGTGACTGAAGAAGTGactgaagaagaggagaaagaggccaaagaggaggagggagaagaggagaaagcagaagagggagaagaagaagcaAAGTCTCCCTCAGCAGAAGAGGCTGCATCCCCAGAGAAGGGAGCCAAGTCCCCAGTAAAGGAAGAGGCCAAGTctccagagaaggaagaggacaaGTCACCGGCTGAGGTCAAGTCTCCAGAGAAGGCCAAGTCTCCAGCTGAAGTCAAGTCCCCTGAGAAGGCCAAGTCCCCCatgaaggaagaagcaaaatcTCCAGCCGAGGTCAAGTCCCCTGAGAAGGCCAAGTCTCCAGCTGAGGTCAAGTCCCCTGAGAAGGCCAAGTCCCCAgtgaaggaagaagcaaaatcTCCAGCCGATGTCAAGTCCCCTGAGAAGGCCAAGTCTCCAGCTGAGGTCAAGTCCCCAGAGAAGGCCAAGTCCCCCatgaaggaagaagcaaaatcTCCAGCCGAGGTCAAGTCCCCTGAGAAGGCCAAGTCCCCCatgaaggaagaagcaaaatcTCCAGCTGAGGTCAAGTCCCCTGAGAAGGCCAAGTCTCCAGCTGAGGTCAAGTCCCCTGAGAAGGCCAAGTCCCCCatgaaggaagaagcaaaatcTCCAGCCGAGGTCAAGTCCCCTGAGAAGGCCAAGTCCCCCatgaaggaagaagcaaaatcTCCAGCTGAGGTCAAGTCCCCTGAGAAGGCCAAGTCTCCAGCTGAGGTCAAGTCGCCAGAGAAGGCCAAGTCCCCCatgaaggaagaagcaaaatcTCCAGCTGAGGTCAAGTCCCCTGAGAAGCCCAAGTCCCCAGTGAAAGAAGAAGCAAAGTCCCCTGAGAAGGCCAAGACTCTTGATGTGAAGTCTCCAGGGGCCAAAACTCCAGTGAAGGAGGAAGCAAGATCCCCTGCAGACATCAAATCCCCCGAGAAGACCAAAAGCCCTGCCAAAGAGGAAATCAAGTCCCCAGAGAAGGTCAAATCTCCTGTAAAGGATGCCAAGGCCCCTGAGAAGGAGATCCCAAAGAAGGAAGAGGTGAAGTCGCCcgcaaaggaggaagagaagcccCAGGAGGCGAAAGTCAAAGAGCCCCCAAAGAAAGTGGAGGGAGAGAAAGCTCCAGCTATGCCAAAACCTGAGGAGAAGGACAGCAAGAAAGAAGAGGTGCCCAAGAAGGAGGCTTCCAAGCATGAGGCTGAGGAGAAGGAACCTGCTGTAGAAAAGCCCAAAGAATCCAAAGTTGAAGCCAAGAAGGAAGAGGCTGAAGATAAGAAAAAAGCGGCGACCCCAGAGAAGGAGGCTCCTACCAAGGTCGAAGTGAAGGAAGAAGCTAAACCCAAAGAGAAGACTGAGGTGGCCAAGAAGGAACCAGAAGATGTCAAGGCCAAAGAACCCAGCAAACCAGCAGAGAAGGAGCCAGAAAAGCCTAAGAAGGAAGAGACACTAGCAGCACCGGAGAAAAAAGACGCCAAGGAGGAGAAGGCCACAGAGGCCAAGAAGCCTGAGGAGAAGCCCAAAACGGAAGCCAAAGCCAAGGAGGACAAGACCCCCTCCAAGGAACCGGCCAAGGAGGCCCCCACACCGAGCAAACCCAAGACGGAAAAGGCTGAAAAATCCTCTAGCACAGATCAAAAAGACAGCAGGCCTGCAGAGAAGGCAACAGAAGACAAGGCCACCAAGGGGGAGAAGTAA